In the genome of Pyramidobacter piscolens W5455, one region contains:
- a CDS encoding ABC transporter ATP-binding protein encodes MARYELVGLRKSFDLGGEKLPVLRGLDLTLEDGDFVVVAGRSGCGKTTLLRILAGLESYEGEVRAPERARVGMVFQEPRLMPWLSVYDNVAFGVEKPERARIMELIRAVRLDGFENVRPAQLSGGMQHRAALARALALDPGVLLMDEPFAALDYFTRMTMQELLVELYQRTGVTVVFVTHSIDEALLLGRRIVVLDRGVIDARYDLGSLPYPRDLSLPEVGRLRREILARIMNQTLNRKEGKR; translated from the coding sequence TTGGCTAGGTACGAGCTGGTCGGCCTGCGCAAGAGCTTCGACCTCGGCGGCGAAAAGCTCCCCGTGCTGCGCGGCCTGGACCTGACGCTGGAAGACGGAGACTTCGTGGTCGTGGCCGGGCGCAGCGGCTGCGGCAAGACGACGCTGCTGCGCATCCTCGCCGGGCTGGAATCCTACGAGGGCGAAGTGCGCGCGCCGGAACGCGCCCGCGTCGGCATGGTCTTTCAGGAGCCGCGCCTGATGCCGTGGCTGAGCGTGTACGACAACGTGGCCTTCGGCGTCGAAAAGCCCGAAAGGGCGCGCATCATGGAGCTGATTCGCGCCGTTCGCCTCGACGGCTTCGAGAACGTCAGACCGGCGCAGCTTTCCGGCGGCATGCAGCACCGCGCCGCACTGGCCCGCGCTCTGGCGCTCGACCCCGGCGTGCTGCTCATGGACGAACCGTTCGCGGCGCTCGACTACTTTACGCGCATGACCATGCAGGAACTGCTCGTCGAACTGTACCAACGCACCGGCGTCACCGTGGTTTTCGTCACTCACAGCATCGACGAGGCGCTGCTGCTCGGGCGCCGGATCGTCGTCCTCGACCGCGGCGTCATCGACGCTCGCTACGACCTCGGCTCACTGCCCTATCCGCGCGATCTTTCGCTGCCCGAAGTGGGCAGGCTGCGCCGGGAGATCCTCGCGCGCATCATGAATCAGACTCTTAACAGGAAAGAGGGGAAAAGATGA
- a CDS encoding ABC transporter permease, giving the protein MSRRTFAKRCALPALLFALWWWGSARQWWSPYVLPSPVQVWRAFWSMTRSGALLGDLWASVRRVAVGFSISFALAFTLGLASAWTRRTEYYGHLVEFLRHVPPLSLIPLLILWFGIGEKSKTVLIVLATFFPIYMSVHKGFVTANTKLMEVGRTMGFSKWRLFSRIMFPCAVPDILVGMRIGIGYSWRAIISAEMIAAASGLGYMILDAQQMSRSDKVVAGVFVIGLVGYLTDAALAALIARVAPGAGGDDVG; this is encoded by the coding sequence ATGAGCCGCCGGACGTTCGCCAAGCGCTGCGCCCTGCCGGCGCTGCTGTTTGCGCTCTGGTGGTGGGGCAGCGCCCGTCAGTGGTGGAGTCCATACGTGCTGCCGTCGCCCGTTCAGGTGTGGCGCGCCTTTTGGTCGATGACACGCAGCGGCGCGCTGCTCGGCGATCTGTGGGCCAGCGTGCGCCGGGTCGCCGTCGGGTTTTCCATCTCCTTCGCCCTGGCGTTTACGTTGGGGTTGGCGTCGGCCTGGACGCGGCGCACCGAGTACTACGGGCACCTCGTCGAGTTCTTGCGCCACGTGCCGCCGCTCAGTCTGATCCCGCTGCTGATCCTCTGGTTCGGCATCGGCGAGAAATCCAAGACCGTGCTGATCGTGCTGGCGACGTTTTTCCCCATCTACATGAGCGTCCACAAAGGATTTGTCACCGCCAACACGAAACTGATGGAGGTCGGGCGCACGATGGGATTTTCCAAATGGCGGCTGTTCTCGCGCATCATGTTCCCCTGCGCCGTGCCCGACATTCTCGTGGGCATGCGCATCGGCATCGGCTACAGCTGGCGCGCCATCATCAGCGCGGAGATGATCGCCGCCGCCAGCGGGCTCGGCTACATGATCCTCGACGCCCAGCAGATGTCGCGCTCCGACAAGGTCGTGGCCGGAGTCTTCGTGATCGGCCTCGTCGGCTATCTGACCGACGCGGCGCTGGCGGCGCTGATCGCCCGCGTCGCGCCGGGGGCGGGAGGGGACGACGTTGGCTAG
- the hydF gene encoding [FeFe] hydrogenase H-cluster maturation GTPase HydF has translation MSLNDTPRSERLHIGIFGRRNSGKSSLVNALAGQAASIVSDVPGTTADPVYKAMELRGVGPAVLIDTAGFDDEGGLGALRVAKTREAADRTDVALMVFAGAARPEDLEWVGLLKSKGVPVIAVLNKIDRMSEDERGAALRSVKTATGLDAVPVSAANGEGVAALRETLLTALPEREDLSITGSLCRAGDTVVLVMPQDIQAPKGRLILPQVQTIRELLDKKCRALCATSGGFSAALASLKEPPALVIVDSQTFAEIYPQVPPGVKLTSFSILFAGYKGDVAAFAAGARALEKLTGRSRVLIAEACTHVPLEEDIGRVKIPRLLRRRFGAGIAVDFARGVDFPADLGGYDLVIHCGACMFNRRFVLARIAEARAQGVPITNYGIALAWLTGILDKVSLGAEARP, from the coding sequence TCAACGCGCTCGCCGGGCAGGCGGCGTCCATCGTCAGCGACGTGCCCGGCACCACCGCCGATCCGGTCTACAAGGCGATGGAACTCCGCGGCGTCGGCCCCGCGGTGCTGATCGATACGGCCGGCTTCGACGACGAAGGCGGACTCGGCGCGCTGCGCGTGGCCAAAACGCGCGAGGCCGCCGACCGCACCGACGTGGCGCTGATGGTCTTCGCCGGCGCCGCGCGCCCCGAAGATCTGGAATGGGTCGGGCTGCTGAAATCCAAGGGCGTTCCCGTGATCGCCGTCTTGAACAAGATCGACCGCATGAGCGAAGACGAACGGGGCGCGGCGCTGCGCAGCGTCAAGACCGCGACGGGGCTCGACGCCGTGCCCGTCAGCGCCGCGAACGGCGAGGGCGTGGCGGCGCTGCGCGAAACGCTGCTGACGGCGCTGCCCGAGCGGGAAGACCTGAGCATCACCGGTTCGCTGTGCCGCGCCGGCGACACGGTGGTGCTGGTGATGCCGCAGGACATCCAGGCCCCCAAGGGACGCCTGATCCTGCCGCAGGTGCAGACGATCCGCGAGCTGCTCGACAAAAAATGCCGCGCGCTCTGCGCGACATCCGGCGGTTTTTCGGCGGCGCTGGCGTCGCTGAAAGAACCGCCGGCGCTGGTGATCGTCGATTCGCAGACGTTCGCCGAAATTTATCCGCAGGTCCCGCCGGGCGTGAAGCTGACGTCGTTCTCGATCCTGTTCGCCGGCTACAAGGGCGACGTCGCCGCTTTCGCCGCCGGGGCGCGGGCGCTGGAGAAGCTGACCGGTCGGTCGCGCGTGCTGATCGCCGAAGCCTGCACGCACGTGCCGCTGGAGGAGGACATCGGCCGCGTCAAGATCCCCCGCCTGCTGCGCCGGCGTTTCGGCGCGGGAATTGCGGTGGATTTCGCGCGCGGCGTCGATTTTCCCGCCGATCTCGGCGGCTACGACCTCGTCATCCACTGCGGCGCCTGCATGTTCAACCGCCGCTTCGTGCTCGCCCGCATCGCCGAAGCGCGCGCTCAGGGCGTGCCCATCACCAACTACGGCATCGCGCTGGCGTGGCTGACGGGCATCCTCGACAAGGTCAGCCTCGGCGCAGAGGCGCGTCCATGA